The following DNA comes from Parus major isolate Abel chromosome 10, Parus_major1.1, whole genome shotgun sequence.
agtgcctgtCTGCCCTCACCTGGAatgtggctggagcagctcaggggctTGACAAAAGCCATTCCAGTGCCTGTAAACAGCCCTGGCCCTGGTGGGAAGGGGCCCTTGGCCTGAGCTGAGGCCTGAGGCCCCATTCGAAGAGCTGTGACTGCCCTAATGAGGAAGGCAGTTTCTTATATTGCCTCAAAGCTCAGGATTTAAGGGGACAGAGTATGGTCATTGTGAGCTCTAAACTGTGTTCATGGTAGAATTTGCTGCAGtgcattttgtttctattttcctCAGTGTATCCTGTCAGGAGTTTTTGTCAGGGTTGGGGAGGTTTCCTGCAGCAATAAGGAGCAGTTTCCTGATGTGTGCTTGTGTGTTTCCCCACCTTTCATATCTCCCCCATCTGTCTCCTGAGAGCTTATTTGCTGTTTACCCAGAgatatttgggttttgttctctCAAACACATTTAGGTTGCATTTCCTTCACTCTCCCCTATGGTGTCATTAAGggtgaaatgaagaaatttccAAGTGTAACTTTACAGATGAAATAGTTACAGATGGATAGTTCCAGATCCTTACAGCTGATGGCCACACACCCTTTCTGTCCGTTCAGTGTGAGGGCCAAATAAACAGGAACAAAGCCCAAGTGTTTTATCTCAGCCCTGATACCAGCAAGTATCTTCTAAAAAACATTGGACTTGGGCTAAAGGTTGCCATTCTCACACTGTGTCAGCCAAGACAGTAAGCAGAGCAGGCACATAGAGCTAGAGAGAGTGAAGAATCCCTCCAAATAAGACTCACAATAATTGAGGAGTTTTCTGACCAGTTTAAAGGTCTCCTGTTGCCCTTCTGCATTGTCACCTTGGTGCAGTTTCCAGTTTACAGGGCATTGTGAGATTGGGTAGAAAAGGAGCAAGACCAACAAGAAGGTTTGGTCAGGATGCAAGTCTTCTGCCACACAACACAAAATTACACGTGGGTTTCCTCCTGCATTTTGCAAATAACAACACAGATCAACAGCTCACTGTGTGCTACACTGCAAACTCATTACCAGAGCTGTGGAGATACTAGGATATTACTTCCATAACACATCATTTTCTAGAAggtggcaaaaataaaaacaacaaaaaagcaagtcaggtttttctttgcctttcatAAAGCTCTCAAGGGTTTTTTCCACCTAGTTCTTATTTGAAATGACTCTGACATAGCCAAGAGCTTTTTGTAGAAATTTCCTAGGAGACTGGAGAATGACaaatctcctcttttttttgggaggaaaaccaaaaaataaaaaaacctagCTAAGAATTACACATTTCTTAGTACACAGAAGTTGTTTAACACTGTTGCAAGGCACAGTTCTCCTTTCTGCCgctgaaaatgtcatttttcctgGGTAAATTATCCTGTATCAGTGAATTTAAATCCCCTATATGAAGAAGAATAAACTATAACAGCAAAATAGCATCCAGTGCATCAGTACCATacattagttttaaaaaattccccaaatcccaattTTTAACCATCGTAAGAATAATGGCAAAAAGGCTGAGTGAAAAGCAGGCTTCAGATAGCTCAGTGCTGAGTTAGTGGCAGCACCCAGCTCTACTGAGGAAGGTTCAGGGGTAATTCCTGCCAGCTTTGAGCTCTGCAGTAAAATCAAAGGGATCAAACTTGTTCTTGTACAAACTAATTATTCCCAGGGATCAGGCCTTCACACCACTGAGTTTGTACCTGTACAACTCCTAGCATGGAAGGGTTTTATGTAACTATCCTGTGTTGCCTGTTGAAGTAATCAGGAGTGGTTTGTGTATGGCCACATGACACATTAGACAGCTCCTTTCCTGTGGGGTGTTTGGAGAACTCCTaccctggagcagcaggtttTCATTTTACTGCTGCTCTTGCCTCATGCTGGGTCAATCTCCATTTCAGCCCAGAGGTTTTGAGCAGTGAAGTCAAGGAAAAGGCAGCTTTGGCTTGAATGGGCAGAGCCTGTGAACCTTACAGCAGTTCTGTGTGCTGGGGCAAAGCCAATTTCATTCAGAATTTCCCCAGCCAAAGTCTTGGCTTATGCAAACAACTTCTTGAGAGCGAAAAATTTGTTATTCCCCATTGGGCATACGGAACAGAATAGAAAACTCTGtcttctctgtgctgcaaaTGAAGAGGCAGCACCTCTGTCAAGGGCACACTGGGGTGTAGTTACTTGGTACATTGGCTGTGTCTTGCCACCAGTGCAGGAAGTTgccatttctccatttctgcaAGGCAATTTGCCACCGCCTTAGCGGTGTCAGTTCAGCTGTACTGTGAAATGAGCCTGGCAGCAAAGCCAAAAtaagttttttcttctttagagGGTTATTTTTAAGCTGGATCCTTCTGCTTACCCACTTAGAACACCACACAGGCAGCATCGGCAGCACAATGTGGGGGAAGTGAGCCATGGAGGTGGGAATGAAAAGTTGGAGCAGAAACTGCTCCAGCTGGTTTCACCTCCCAAGTACGTGTACTGCAGAAACCATCCAACATGATCAGTAGGAATAATTACCTGGAGGTTGTGTTCCTGTCATTTTTGTCTTAATGAAGTAGTCTATATCTGACTCTACAACACAGTTCTCCAAGCTGACCCGAACCTCTTCATACAGCTACAAAACAGAATTCAAGAGTTTAACTTCTATCATTTCACATTGAAGTAACAAATACCGCTGGTAATTACAATTACTTGTAGTAATTGTCCCCTTAAGAAACACTTTACACTTGGTACATGTCTGACCTGGCTGATCTTTAGCCTGTCCCCTGTACCAGTATTCTTGTAAACACACCTGTTTGTTTGTGCTCTGGATAGTCTTTGAAAAGGACTTTTCAATgcaataaagaaattaagagcAGGAAACAACCATTCAAAGTCAAATCTAGTGTATTCTTTACGTCTTCCAGTTTTGAGGCCATGACTGGATGCCTTTTTTGAAATCATGTCAGAGCCCAGATATACTCAGCTGAGTGTTTTGGTAGCAGGAAGCATTCCCCAGCAAACCAAGGAGGACACATGTGAGTGCCACCAAGCATGACACAGACTGTCTGCATCCAGAAATGCCATCTGCTTTATATCTAGAGAGAACAGGAGTGAGATATTCCCCCGGAGCCAGCGCTACAGAGAAGGGCAAGGCAGGCTGTACCTCATCATCCTTCAcacactgcagggacagctggtTGCAGTGCACCCACAGTGAGTTCCTCAGTATCGTGATGCGGTCGCACTCCTGGAGCTGGAAGACCTAAAGCCAAACAGGAAATGTGATGTAGCCTCGTGGCACTGAGTTATTTGCCTTGCaagctgggacagggctggggatgcaAACCTATTCTGAGGGCAGCATTGTAAAGGATGTTTTCTCAGTGGAGAAACTACTTCTACTGGTAGCGCTCAAAAATTTGTTCTAATTGGCTGCACCAAATTAAAGTTATATTTTAGagacaaaagcaaagcaggggAGAGGAGTCCAGATCTGCATTTGATTGCTacctctgctgctgaggatTTCAGAGTCAGACTCCTCTCTGCCTATCACACTGAAATCTTGATGTTTAACACATCAGTAGAGTACTGGCATGAAAGGGTTGTATTTATGGTAGAGGTAGACCCAAAACTATCCACCTCTGCCATCTAAAATGTCTCTCtaaacttttctcttttgaaagtACTTGAGGCTCTCTGGAGTTGACTCTGCATATTGAAGGTGgtgattaaatattttggtgGTAAAGAGTTACTCCCTTCATCTGTCTGGCTTCCTCATGTTGCTGCACTGCTTAGGAAGAATgaagggagcagagagagaagtgTGAACCAGtttgggggaaggagaagaggcAGATAAgctctttctttaaaaactttaaaaaaaaccaaatcaccCTGATCTTTACGTTGCAATGTTAAAAGTAGAACAAAAAGTAGAACagagttttggttttctttgagGTGTGAAAATCTCTGATGCTTCCAGCCATCTGTCTCCATCTCTATTTGCTAGTAATTATGTCCAGAACACCACAAATGTATACAACATTCAGCAGAACACTCAGTTGGGTATGCTGCCTGCCATCTAATAACTTatggactaaaaaaaaaacagaaaaatgaatctGTCAAGGGAGTAAGCTGCTGTGAGGACTGGTTTCTGAGagtaaaagcttttaaagaGAACCTGCAAGGTGGAGAATGAGTATTTCAATACTTGTTCTGAACAGAAAGCCTGTGGCCCTCAAGGCTGCTGAAACAGCGCCGGAGACAAAGGGGAATTTTTCAGGTAAATGGTGTCTTATCAGGAAATGCAGTTAATCCAAGAGGGAAGTGTAGTGACTCTGGGCTTTTAAGCCCCTGTCAGCacccagaaaaacacagctggtGTTGTGTTTGACAACATATTTTTCCCATGTTGCTGGAAAACTGGGCATTCCATGACAATGTGGCACAGCCCCTGTGACAAAGggcccctcctgctgctgcttgccaGACAACATTTTCATACTGTGGTTGTTAGAGATCCAAGCAATCCCAGCAATTCCAGATTGCCCACTATGCAGCCACAAGTGCAGGGTTTTAAGCTGCTTTTTCTACTAATTGctagttttaaaaaatcccaaagagTACCAGTGCTTCTCTCTACAAGCACATTTAAAAGAAGGCATTAAAGATGCCCTTCCTTTACAAAAGGCTGTTTGGATTAAGCAGTAGGGTCACAAGCTCTGGGGTCTAGTCAGGATTTAGCCATATGGGATTAAAAAAGAGTGTGAGGTTGTGGAATGCTTTGCTGGTTTATTGGCTTtttaagaagagagaaaatatgcaTCTTTAGAAGACTAAGGCTTGGCATAATATCTGTGGAAATGTCTGTGCCACTTGTGGggcttttcagttttctcaggGAATATTTAAGAGGAAGCAAGAACTGGAAAGGTGTCCTcctggcattttattttatgtggaaATAAAGCCTGCAACAAGTAAATATAGCAAATTCAGACTTTAGCAGTTGGGCAAATGTACTTGAAGGATTACTGTGATGAAATGTGTGGCAGATTTGGATGCCAGATAGTTCCTGTAAATTGTTGTGCAAAACCTTATAGCCAAGTGCAAATCTCCTTGTCTATCCTCAGTAGAATAGAGACTTCTCTACCAGCACCTTTCAACTGAAAGTTTATTTCATGGCAGAGGACAAATATTCTTGCAGGTGAATTTAAAGTGCTATGAAACATAAAGAGTGACTGGAATATGTACCAGTTCATATATTGCTCCATCTCTCCCACCTCTGCATGTATTCCCCTCCTTTACTGTCACATGGTTATGCTGACCAAGCAAGGAAAGTGTCAATGAGACAGGAGCAGCTATGTCTAAATaagctttcatttttgcagtaattttgCAAAGACATCTGCTGAGACTCCACataaagcaaacagcaaaacccTTGGGATGATATTTCAGGCCTTAGACTGAAATCTTCCAACTGGATAAAATAAAGAGTGTGCAAGCATCGCTGCAAAAGTCAATGTTTACCTCGCAGGTTTTGATATGTTCCTGTTCCCACTCTGTCCTGACCTTATCCAGCTGCTCAATGTTCTGTTTGTACACGTTCTCTGtaaacacagacacagaacagaaaCCCAAcagtcaggaagaaaatgatACAGCCTGTCTCTCTTTCCTCCTATTAGGCCTTTCCTGTTATTCCTACACTTTGGGCCTGTGGTTTGCTTGAGTTTCACAAGAATATATGAGCTTGGAATTGGTGGGGCACAATAattattggtttttttcctttgtagctATATACTAGATTAAGGATGTTCTGTATAGTTGCAGGTAATTTATAAACTTTACAGTAGGGATAATACAATTCAGAGGTTAAGAGCCTAGACCATGTTTGGACACCATTCCATTCCAGGCCAGGCAGGGTTGGCTGGCTTCACACCATGTGATTTGGTGTAAGCTATTCCATGAGTAGGGAGGGACAAGCCTGAGCTCCTGAGCCAGCTCAGGTGTGTGCTGGCCTGTCCTTCTGGGCATACAAACATTTGGAGATCACTACTGTGCTCATGCACATGGGGATGGGGGATCTGATTTAGGCTGCCTTGGGACAATTTGAGTCTCTCCTGTGCTTTCCAACTTGTTTCAAGAAGAGCTTTTCTTCCCTGGGTGAAGTCCCTAAAGGAAATCTTCTGTAAATTCTTAAGTGCAAGCAGGACACTGGCATTTGCACAAAGGGGAGTGAAAGCCGATGACTGTCAGGTTGCTGCTCGTTAGAGGCTTCTTCATTAATCTTTGTGCCATGAATCTTTGGGACTTTGGGAACCCTGACAGCTTGGTGATTTGGATGTATTCTATCAAGATCCTGTGCTGGTAAAATCCTGTTTGCTGAGAAGAATCATAATTCAGCTGCAAGCAGCATCACCTGCTTCATTTGCTGCATCTCTGCATTGCTTGGCTTTGTTCTGActctgaaacaggaaaagaaacaccccaaattaatttctgacaTACTCTTGCTTCTGCCCCAGTTTtttgtgctgcctgctctgttCCCCTCTAGGGGAAAGGCTCTAACTTGCATGCACTTCCTGGCTGTCTCCCCTCTATGCACAGTTCTGCTGAATATGTGCTATGGAGAAGGGACTAGAATTTCCCAGCTTCAAGAAATTCAAGGGAAAGCTTTCCATTCAGACATCCCTGCCAGAGGAGCTCAGTGCCAGTGTGATCCAACCTGAAGCTGTGTCTGCTGGCTGAGTTGTATTTTCTCAGTTGTTTGATGTGCTTTTCTAATAGATATTtataagcagaaataaatggcAGTTAAAATTCTTCATCTTTCAAGCTTCTCATGTAATGCTCAGATGAAAagcacacagcttttaaaatactttgcaaatgCCAGATTATTTCCCATAACACCTCCGAAGCCTAAAAGCAAAATTCACTCTAAGTAGAAGTTCCCTGCTTTAAAAACCTGCAGCTTTTAGCAAATGAGAAAACAGCCATCACTGATAGGTTTGTACTCGCAGGTCTTTCTGCACAGATGGTGAtgacagcacagaaatacaCTGCTCTAGACATCAGTGTAATACATTCTTCCATCCTGCCCTTGAAGACAAGGCTCAGGTAGGGGTTCTTACAATCATATTCCTCATCACAGCTGGCTGGGAAACGTGTAGTAAGCTGGGAACAGAAGCTTCATTCTTAGTTGCTTCCTTGCCCAAACTGTTTGCAAATGCTAAGCAGAATTAAACAGCTTGTGAGCTGCCTCTGTGTATTCCCAACGTGCTGACATGTGCAGGGAAGAAATGGCAATGGAGCACCCTGGGATCCCTCTGCATGAAAGGAGCTGGGTCAGGTATAGCTGCCATTGAAGCTGTGAAATGTTCTGGTGTCATTTTGGCAGGGCCGGGATTCCATCCCCTCTTTGCAGCTAAGCTGCAGGGGTTTGCTCATCAAAGGTtaggaaatgctggaaataaaatgtaaagttCTGATGCTGTTTTTAGAGTCTCCACACACCCCCCCTACCACTCTTTAAGATGATTTTTGATCCTTTTTGCTTACACTGCACTGCTTTTTATCGAGCCAAAGGgagttcatttattttgttttctccatctGCTTCCCTGTAAAATGTTCCCATTAAAAGTTAGTGAATTGTCAGTTACAAGTATCAAGACGATGCAATGAAGGACTGCAGTGCCTTAATTTCCAACGATTTATTTTTGAGTCTGTAAATTTAGTTGAAATTAAACTCACcataaggagaaaaatgttgaggaaaaatatgcattttaatgtAAGATGCTCTGCCTACTAAGTGTTAGAGACCAAAAGGCAAAACTAACTGCATGACATATTTTtgacttgtttctttttcttaatgaataatttcagagaaaaatctctttcagtttCCTTTCAGGGTTCATAGAACAATTGGATTACAGCCTGGGATAAATTAATTAGATAAATTAGTCCCTTCCCAGAGGATTCTTTGGGGTTAATTTGAAtacagagcagcccctggcatCCTATAGAATGGGTTGGTTAATTGTATTCTCTTGTACCTTGAGAAGGTAAACCCCCAGTTTTCCCTCTGAAGAGCAGTGTAATCTCAGGtaccttttctgtttgcttttggttGCCTGAAGCGCTGATGCGTTCGAAGGACTGCTCGGCCTCATCCGCCTCCCTGCACTTCTGCTCGTAGGTCTTCTTGGACTGGGTGGAAATGAAACCAAACGTGAGGGTTTGGCTGGGGGAACAAGGCTGGCTTCCCCCCACAGTGATGTTCCAGCCACTTTCTCATCTGCAGTTTGGAGGAGCAAATCAGTGCCCAGTTTGGGTGATAGAAAAAATCCTAGTGCATAAGGAGGTAGAAAAATAGACCTGAAACATTGGAGTAGGGGTTGACAGAATGAATTGTAtccttttcctgcagccctgaaATTGTTTGCTTTGTACAACTGCAACTCCCTGCAGGGGTCAGGAATGCACAGGCTGCTGTACCACCACTGGTGCATCAACCACGGACAGATGAAACTGGGAGCCCGCGTTCCCAGGGTGACCATGGGGTGGGTTGTCATGTGTTGCCTTGGCCATTGCTCCAAGCTGTGAGGCAGAGCCTGCACCCCATAGGCAACAGTCTTGGTGTAGTTCTCAGAAGCAAGAGAAATCTTATTTGCaccaaaacatctctgtatCTTAGAGATGCACTTAGAACAAccacttttcaaaaaaataaattgttagcATACTTCCAGCTGTAGCACTGACAGGTCTGCAACTACTTTTCTTTGGAGGCAGTTGTCCATTGGAAAGCAAACCCAGCTGCCTGTAGTTTCTGTGCCTGCAAGCTTTCCAGCTGGAGAGGATTCCTCCTGCCTACAACATTCCCTCACTGCTCTTAAAATTGTACTtacacacactgaaaaattatatttactcCTCTAAGTATCCTTGCCTAGAAAGAATGAAATCCTGTTTGACCTGTTCATACTGTATTAACCTTCTGGTGACTTTTCAGTGGGTGCAGCAGGGAAGATCAGCTTCCTCCTCACAGCAGGAACGACATCTTCCCTCCTTCACACACTCTTGCACACTCACACAACTTTGACCTTTCTTCAAATAGAGGTACATGTGATACAGATTTTACTGGAGCAAATTTGCATCAGGAAACCTGCCCAAGCCCTCCCTGCTTACCTCCATGGTTTTCTTATAATGGGACAGTTTGCTCTTTTGCATCCGCTCCATTGCAGACTCGTACTGTAAGAAACACACACATGTCAGCATTTCTTGGACTTCTTCCTCCCATTTCCACCAGCAGGATTAGGAGAACCATAGCCAGGGCCTTTCTGTAAATCACCTCCCTGTGGGGAAAATTACTTCACTCTGCTTTTATAAATGACAGGTTTCTAAGTGATACAGAGAGCATCAAAGTGCCAGGTAAAGAAATAATCCCAGATAATTCTGCTTTGGTGGTTTCAGTTGATAGCAGGGAGGATATagatcttcattttcttcctccctttttttttcttaaggagATGACATAGTGCAACACCCAGTCACAGtgggctctgccagcagggTTCCTTTGCCAGTGCCAGAGCTTGATCCCACATCTCTGCAGACCAAACCACTGTCTCACCCACATAAGCACAGGTAGTTGTCCATTTTCAATCCAAACAATTCCTGTCTCTTTTATATTCCACTGCTTCTGGCAACTTTATGTTCAGTGTGATTTGATTTCCATGCCGGAGTCATTTGGGCAGTGTTGGAAGGACAGTCCCTGTCTGGATTCCCTTTCATGGCTTTAGTTGTGATATGCCCAGCTTTATGTGACAGTGAGATATGCTTCTACTGGCAGGGGATGGATTTCTTCAGGGGGACTTTCAGTCCTTTAATCTTTACATTCTGTTCAAGAAAAACTCTCTCCAGGGCTACCCAGATGCTTGTTTCACATTGGGCACAGTCCTGAGACAGCTGCAGAATAACACAAATCCCAGCATTTTGGGAGGTTACCAAAACTGCTGACACCATCCAGCATATCTAATGTTGGCTTCCTCACAGCCACACACTGGACAGAGAAAAAAGCTTAGCTAAGACTCCAAAgcaatttttccctttcttttcacaGGCCCCTCTAATTGTTCCCAGTCAAGTTACAGGCTTACAGTTCTTAGCAGGAAGGAGCCTCCTTGCACATTCCAATGGCAAAGGGAATGGGGGACAAACACTGATGAACCTGGTGCCCACTGTCTGTCTTTTAATGCCTTATCTGCTTCCTCATATCACTGCCAACCTCAAATCTCAGTAGCAGCACTGGTTTCACCCACTTTCATATTCAGAATTCTTTGCTATTCCAAGTTCTTGTGTGTCAGGGGCTTGTAGACATATGAGTTTTGTGGCACTGGACActatatatacattatatacatTTTCACCTGTTTAAAATtagcaaagaaaagaatatttattttactccCCCATTGTCATAGTACAGCTGGTCTATAGCTGGACAAAATAAATCTGGCCATAACATGAACCAAATTTGGCTAGCCTGGCTTGTTCTAGAAAAGTAGAACAAGTCCCTGGGTGATCAATGATAAGATAGATTAGAACACAAACAGGGGACCCTCAGCTAACTGCATTCATAAATGCATTCATAAATACTTTCATAAATACATTCATAAATACAGACACATCATGGGCCAGAGATCTGGGTGCTGGGAGATCCCAACCAATCTGCTATCCTAAACCCAAGAAATTCAAACCCCCTCTAAAAGAGGTGACTATAATAAACTCAGTGCTACTTGTTAAAGACCCTCAGCAAGTTTATGTCATTGGTTTCCCATCAGCTACCTGTTAATACTCCATCACTCACTGCTGTCACTTTGTCTTCAACCCCATGGACCCAGAGAAGGTGTGAGAGTGGTCACTGCTATCTCTATTGAGAGCTATTTTTCAAGAGACTTAAAGCTTGATAAGGTCATAGGGGATGAAATTATCTTAAATATActcaaaatttttattatacAAGATCAACTAGATGCTACTTATTCCATGTATTTGGAATTCAGCATATACTACTGTTGCATTCAGCATGTCAATCatttgctttcatgtttttaaaagtttgtgtTACACCTTTATTTAGTGCATTTTGGAGATTGTGCAGGGTCATATCAAAGAAACCCATTATCAAGGgtataaaaaagagaaaggaaaggattaagttcttacagaaataataataagagCATCTGGAGTTACACCAGAAAGAGTAAAAGGGACTAAAGCCTCTGTCTTCCGAGTTCAGAGCACTACTTTatttccagctgggatcagaaagagatttttgttCCACAGTCTCGTCTATAGAGGGAACAGGGCATGCTGGTAGTGCTTTATCATCTTTTGCAGAATTCCCAGCCTTGGACCATTGACCCAATCTGTTTCAACATTTCTCTGGTTTCTCaccttttttctctgctccttctgcctttCTCGGAACTCCTCTATTCCTTTCAGTTCTTCCTTCAGCATTACTGCCAGCTGGATATGAGAGTTTCCAACACTTTCAATTTCTAAAGCAAATCAGAATTCATATTCAGTCAGTGGGAAGATCTTGAAAGTTAAAGTCACATTTTTTAGATGTTTCTGTGATACAGCTGCCCTGTGAGTTGTCACAAGCAGGGCAGCCTTGTGTTTCTGCATGCACTGACATTGCTAAGGATTCAAGAACAGAGTGACTGTGTTTCTTCATGGCCCCATTTGCTCCAGCTGCCCCCTTTGCTTTGGTTTGAggtgcagagggagggaaggggctcTGGCCTCCATCATCCCTGTGTGTGCTttgccctgcctgtgctgc
Coding sequences within:
- the PSTPIP1 gene encoding proline-serine-threonine phosphatase-interacting protein 1 isoform X4, whose translation is MLKQQIESVGNSHIQLAVMLKEELKGIEEFRERQKEQRKKYESAMERMQKSKLSHYKKTMESKKTYEQKCREADEAEQSFERISASGNQKQTEKSQNKAKQCRDAANEAENVYKQNIEQLDKVRTEWEQEHIKTCEVFQLQECDRITILRNSLWVHCNQLSLQCVKDDELYEEVRVSLENCVVESDIDYFIKTKMTGTQPPDAIGYENYYSREPNRHSSSPTHSCGMMKRFSGLLHGSSRNNTETATPSAPPLERTDGVYASLFVNEKAGITSSQDYRVLYDYTAQNVDELDISEGDIVVVIAENEDGWWTAERNGQRGFVPGSYLEKL
- the PSTPIP1 gene encoding proline-serine-threonine phosphatase-interacting protein 1 isoform X2 — its product is MTQLQFKDAFWCKEFTFHTGYEVLVQRLLEGKKMCKDVEDLLKQSTLKAAFEMLKQQIESVGNSHIQLAVMLKEELKGIEEFRERQKEQRKKYESAMERMQKSKLSHYKKTMESKKTYEQKCREADEAEQSFERISASGNQKQTEKSQNKAKQCRDAANEAENVYKQNIEQLDKVRTEWEQEHIKTCEVFQLQECDRITILRNSLWVHCNQLSLQCVKDDELYEEVRVSLENCVVESDIDYFIKTKMTGTQPPDAIGYENYYSREPNRHSSSPTHSCGMMKRFSGLLHGSSRNNTETATPSAPPLERTDGVYASLFVNEKAGITSSQDYRVLYDYTAQNVDELDISEGDIVVVIAENEDGWWTAERNGQRGFVPGSYLEKL
- the PSTPIP1 gene encoding proline-serine-threonine phosphatase-interacting protein 1 isoform X3, encoding MTQLQFKDAFWCKEFTFHTGYEVLVQRLLEGKKMCKDVEDLLKQRAQAEERYGKELVQIARKAGGQTEINTLKAAFEMLKQQIESVGNSHIQLAVMLKEELKGIEEFRERQKEQRKKYESAMERMQKSKLSHYKKTMESKKTYEQKCREADEAEQSFERISASGNQKQTEKSQNKAKQCRDAANEAENVYKQNIEQLDKVRTEWEQEHIKTCEVFQLQECDRITILRNSLWVHCNQLSLQCVKDDELYEEVRVSLENCVVESDIDYFIKTKMTGTQPPDAIGYENYYSREPNRHSSSPTHSCGMMKRFSGLLHGSSRNNTETATPSAPPLERTETLVFVNSCI